AGATATCAAAAAAGGAGGCATATATGCAGCTGAGACGTATGACCGTTTTATGTATGGCGCTGTTAATCTCGTGTGTACTCATAGGATGTAATAGCACCCCTAAAGAATCAGGCCGGTATTATAATAAGGGGAAAGGTTTTTCTATCAAGTTCCCTGAAGGGTGGAAGAAACAAAAATCACCGAGGGGAGTAATCATAACCTTTGGCAGTCCCGAAGACACGGCAAGCGTTGGAGTGCAGAAACAAAAAGTATCTCCACAGCAGACACTCGCCTATACCGTCAAGTTTATGAAATCATACACAAGGAAAATCGGAGGAAAAATAATTGACACGGGCGAGACTGTAATTGATAATGTTGATGCATCTTGGCTGCTTTCGGACTTAGGCAGCGAAACGATTATAACCTATTACATGAAAAAGGATGATTATATCTATTCC
This sequence is a window from Nitrospirota bacterium. Protein-coding genes within it:
- a CDS encoding PsbP-related protein, coding for MQLRRMTVLCMALLISCVLIGCNSTPKESGRYYNKGKGFSIKFPEGWKKQKSPRGVIITFGSPEDTASVGVQKQKVSPQQTLAYTVKFMKSYTRKIGGKIIDTGETVIDNVDASWLLSDLGSETIITYYMKKDDYIYSILASAAKDDFYEDEMRSIARSFRFE